A DNA window from Massilia putida contains the following coding sequences:
- the flgK gene encoding flagellar hook-associated protein FlgK: protein MGTGTQISQVKRYSDDFLNAQVRTAQASSSGLEAYQAQVQQVDNLLADTTSGLSPALQDFFSAVQNLTGDGAGVSSRGSFMTSADTLAARFQSMNGRLDEIRKGVNTQLTASVTTINTYAKQIAQLNDQIGKLTDSRGLNPPNELLDKRDQLIMDLNKQVKATVVPGDNNSLTVSIGNGQPLVVGRSAFQLAATNSPTDQTRVTVGYVVQGKVTPMAESALTGGELGAVLQFRSQSLDAAQNSLGRVAIALASTMNDQNRLGLDGNGKPGGDIFTVAPAEVTKNVNNNQTSTTAITAAVVDATQLTTSDYKVDFDGTNYNVYRLSDNKKTVISPFPQTQPQVVDGLAFSVTGTADSGDNFLVRPTLGGAANFKLALTDGAQIAAAAPIATSVPMTNSGSGKISAGSIDKNYLAAPLAGPVTLAYNKATATLSGFPAGNAISMTVNGTTTSYPAGSNVPFQDGASYTVAGMSFTMNGAPANGDTFTIAPNTGLGDTRNASLMGDLQSKNILDGGKATYQSAYATLVSTVGNKTREVQANAAAAAAQLTQAQSAANDVSGVNLDEEAANLLKYQQAYQASGKVMQIADTIFNALLQIGH from the coding sequence ATCGGCACCGGAACCCAAATCTCCCAGGTCAAGCGCTACTCGGACGACTTCCTGAACGCCCAGGTGCGCACGGCCCAGGCATCGAGCAGCGGGCTTGAGGCGTACCAGGCCCAGGTCCAGCAGGTCGACAACCTGCTGGCCGACACGACGTCGGGCCTGTCGCCGGCGCTGCAGGATTTCTTCTCGGCCGTGCAGAACCTCACGGGCGATGGCGCCGGCGTGTCGTCGCGCGGTTCTTTCATGACGTCGGCCGATACGCTGGCCGCCCGTTTCCAGAGCATGAACGGCCGTCTGGACGAGATCCGCAAGGGCGTCAACACCCAGCTGACGGCCAGCGTCACGACGATCAACACGTATGCCAAGCAGATCGCCCAGCTGAACGACCAGATCGGCAAGCTGACGGACAGCCGCGGCCTGAACCCGCCAAACGAACTGTTGGACAAGCGCGACCAGTTGATCATGGACCTGAATAAACAGGTCAAGGCCACCGTCGTACCGGGCGATAACAACAGCCTCACAGTGTCGATCGGCAATGGCCAGCCGCTCGTCGTCGGTAGGAGCGCGTTCCAGCTCGCCGCGACGAATTCGCCGACGGACCAGACGCGCGTCACGGTCGGTTACGTCGTCCAGGGCAAAGTCACGCCGATGGCCGAGAGCGCGCTCACGGGCGGCGAACTGGGGGCCGTGCTGCAATTCCGCAGCCAGTCGCTGGATGCGGCCCAGAATTCACTGGGTCGCGTCGCGATCGCGCTGGCCTCGACGATGAACGACCAGAACCGGCTGGGCCTGGACGGCAACGGCAAGCCGGGCGGCGACATCTTCACGGTCGCGCCGGCCGAGGTGACGAAGAACGTCAACAACAACCAGACGAGCACGACAGCGATCACGGCCGCGGTCGTCGACGCCACGCAACTCACGACGAGCGACTACAAGGTCGATTTCGACGGCACGAACTACAACGTGTACCGCTTGTCGGACAACAAGAAGACGGTGATCTCGCCGTTCCCTCAGACCCAGCCGCAAGTGGTCGACGGCCTCGCGTTTTCCGTCACGGGCACGGCCGATTCGGGCGACAACTTCCTCGTGCGTCCCACCCTGGGCGGCGCCGCCAACTTCAAGTTGGCGTTGACGGACGGTGCGCAGATCGCGGCCGCCGCACCGATCGCCACGAGCGTCCCGATGACCAACAGCGGGTCGGGCAAGATCAGCGCGGGTTCGATCGACAAGAACTACCTGGCTGCGCCGCTGGCCGGGCCTGTCACGCTCGCCTACAACAAGGCTACGGCCACGCTGTCCGGCTTCCCGGCCGGCAATGCCATCAGCATGACGGTGAACGGCACCACGACGTCGTATCCGGCCGGCTCGAACGTGCCGTTCCAGGACGGCGCCAGCTACACGGTGGCCGGGATGAGCTTCACGATGAACGGCGCCCCGGCCAACGGCGACACCTTCACGATCGCGCCGAACACGGGCCTGGGCGATACCCGCAACGCTAGCCTGATGGGGGACCTGCAGTCGAAGAACATCCTGGACGGCGGCAAGGCGACGTACCAGTCGGCTTATGCCACGCTCGTCAGCACGGTCGGCAACAAGACGCGCGAAGTGCAGGCCAATGCGGCGGCCGCCGCGGCCCAGCTGACGCAGGCGCAGTCGGCCGCCAACGACGTCTCGGGCGTGAACCTCGACGAGGAGGCGGCCAACCTGCTCAAGTACCAGCAGGCCTACCAGGCGTCGGGGAAGGTGATGCAGATCGCCGACACGATCTTCAACGCATTGCTGCAGATCGGTCACTGA
- the flgG gene encoding flagellar basal-body rod protein FlgG, which yields MIRSLYIAKTGLEAQQTNLDVVTNNLANVSTNGFKKSRAVFEDLLYQNVRQPGAQSSQQTQLPSGLQIGTGVRAVATERIHTQGNPQQTGNSKDVMINGSGFFQVLMPDGTTAYTRDGSFQTDSNGQLVTSSGYVLQPPITVPSNALSMTVARDGTVSVTTPGAVAPTQIGSIQVSNFVNPAGLESLGENLYAETGSSGTAQAGAPGTNGNGVLMQGYVETSNVNVVEEMVNMIQTQRAYEINSKAITTSDQMLQKISQL from the coding sequence ATGATCCGTTCGCTGTACATCGCGAAAACCGGTCTCGAAGCGCAGCAGACCAACCTCGACGTCGTCACCAACAACCTCGCCAACGTCAGCACGAACGGCTTCAAGAAGTCGCGTGCCGTGTTCGAGGACTTGTTGTATCAAAACGTGCGCCAGCCCGGCGCGCAATCCTCGCAACAGACCCAGCTGCCGTCCGGCCTGCAGATCGGTACCGGTGTGCGCGCCGTCGCCACCGAGCGCATCCACACGCAGGGCAATCCGCAGCAGACCGGCAACTCGAAGGACGTGATGATCAACGGCTCGGGCTTCTTCCAGGTCCTGATGCCGGACGGCACCACGGCCTACACCCGCGACGGCTCGTTCCAGACCGATTCCAACGGCCAGCTCGTCACCTCCAGCGGCTATGTGCTGCAGCCGCCCATCACCGTGCCCAGCAACGCGCTGTCGATGACCGTTGCGCGCGACGGCACCGTGTCCGTCACGACGCCCGGCGCCGTGGCGCCGACGCAGATCGGCTCGATCCAGGTGTCGAACTTCGTCAACCCGGCCGGCCTCGAATCGCTCGGCGAGAACCTGTATGCCGAGACGGGCTCGTCCGGCACCGCGCAGGCCGGCGCCCCGGGCACGAACGGCAACGGCGTGCTGATGCAGGGCTATGTCGAAACGTCCAACGTCAACGTCGTCGAAGAGATGGTCAACATGATCCAGACGCAGCGCGCGTACGAGATCAACAGCAAGGCCATCACCACGTCCGACCAGATGCTGCAGAAGATTTCCCAGTTATGA
- a CDS encoding flagellar hook protein FlgE → MSFQQGLSGLNSAAKSLDVIGNNIANSSTVGFKGSTTEFADVYARSLNGAGATQAGIGVSVASIAQQFTQGNIETTANPLDIAINGGGFFRTEIGGAVQYTRNGQFSLDKNGYVVTPQGANVTGYGVAANGQILASTPTPLKISTVDMKPVATTKVDTSINLDSREKAPTNFPFNANDATTYNKQVPVSVYDTLGNEHTMSMYYVKTGSGTWDVYAGADGTEITNVNVAKAGSSDPTAVAARSAWTAATKASPQDPAAIATALSNYAAAVSAAVSGAAGTAGATAATVTAIQTAATGAGNTVGATPDQVDQAVSAAVSVPSIPIGTLKFDSNGALSAALMSPQTLPLNVSFPVYPATGAKETLSIKLGFNGSTQYGADTSEKLTTQDGYTAGHLQRFSAGADGTLLGQYSNGQTKPLGQIVLANFTNSGGLEPIGNNSWVETSASGTPLLGTAGTGSFGVLQSSATESSNVDLTAELVNMITAQRVYQANAQTIKTQDSVLQTLVNLR, encoded by the coding sequence ATGTCCTTCCAACAAGGCCTCAGCGGTTTGAACAGCGCGGCGAAATCGCTGGACGTCATCGGCAACAACATCGCCAACTCGAGCACCGTGGGCTTCAAGGGCTCGACCACGGAATTCGCCGACGTCTACGCGCGCTCGCTGAACGGCGCCGGCGCGACCCAGGCCGGGATCGGCGTGAGCGTTGCGTCCATCGCCCAGCAGTTCACCCAGGGTAATATCGAGACGACGGCCAACCCGCTCGACATCGCCATCAACGGCGGCGGCTTCTTCCGCACCGAGATCGGCGGCGCCGTCCAGTACACCCGCAACGGCCAGTTCTCGCTGGACAAGAACGGTTACGTCGTGACGCCGCAGGGCGCCAACGTGACGGGCTATGGCGTCGCCGCGAACGGCCAGATCCTGGCCAGCACGCCGACCCCGTTGAAGATCAGCACGGTCGACATGAAGCCGGTGGCCACCACCAAGGTCGACACGTCGATCAACCTCGACTCGCGCGAGAAGGCGCCGACCAACTTCCCGTTCAACGCCAACGACGCGACCACGTACAACAAGCAGGTCCCGGTCAGCGTGTACGACACCCTGGGCAACGAGCACACGATGTCGATGTACTACGTGAAGACCGGTTCGGGCACCTGGGACGTGTACGCCGGCGCCGACGGCACCGAGATCACCAACGTCAACGTGGCCAAGGCCGGCTCGAGCGACCCGACGGCGGTGGCCGCCCGCAGCGCCTGGACCGCCGCCACGAAGGCATCGCCGCAAGATCCGGCCGCCATCGCCACGGCCCTGTCCAACTATGCCGCCGCCGTATCGGCCGCCGTCAGCGGCGCCGCCGGCACGGCCGGCGCCACCGCGGCCACCGTCACCGCCATCCAGACCGCCGCCACCGGTGCAGGCAACACGGTCGGCGCGACGCCGGACCAGGTCGACCAGGCCGTCTCCGCCGCCGTGTCCGTGCCGTCGATCCCGATCGGCACCCTGAAATTCGACTCGAACGGCGCGCTGTCGGCTGCCCTGATGTCGCCGCAGACCCTGCCGCTGAACGTGTCGTTCCCGGTGTACCCGGCCACGGGCGCCAAGGAAACCCTGTCGATCAAGCTCGGCTTCAACGGCAGCACGCAGTACGGCGCCGACACGAGCGAAAAACTGACCACGCAGGACGGCTACACGGCCGGCCACCTGCAGCGCTTCTCGGCCGGCGCCGACGGCACGCTGCTGGGCCAGTACAGCAACGGCCAGACCAAACCGCTGGGCCAGATCGTCCTCGCCAACTTCACGAACTCGGGCGGCCTGGAGCCGATCGGCAACAACTCCTGGGTCGAAACGTCGGCCTCGGGCACGCCACTGCTGGGCACGGCAGGCACGGGCAGCTTCGGCGTGCTGCAGTCGTCCGCGACGGAAAGCTCGAACGTCGACCTGACGGCCGAGCTGGTCAACATGATCACGGCCCAGCGCGTCTACCAGGCCAACGCCCAGACCATCAAGACGCAGGACTCGGTGCTGCAGACCCTGGTGAACCTGCGTTAA
- a CDS encoding flagellar basal body protein, with product MSLLSIGKSGLYAAQAALATTGNNITNANVAGYSREAVVQAASTSMGGPTATSAPEPKSPRSSATRTTS from the coding sequence ATGTCCCTCCTCAGCATCGGCAAGTCCGGTTTATACGCGGCCCAGGCAGCCCTGGCGACGACCGGCAACAACATCACCAACGCCAACGTCGCGGGCTACAGCCGCGAGGCAGTGGTGCAAGCCGCTTCGACCTCGATGGGGGGGCCAACGGCTACATCGGCACCGGAACCCAAATCTCCCAGGTCAAGCGCTACTCGGACGACTTCCTGA
- a CDS encoding flagellar basal body P-ring protein FlgI, protein MNLKTIALCAALLGPLMATTAHAERLKDLASIGGVRQNQLSGYGLVVGLDGTGDQTTQTPFTVQSIMAMLQQKGISLPAGTQLQLKNVAAVMVTTSLPAFAQPGQTIDVTVSSMGNAKSLRGGTLLMTPLQGADGQVYAMAQGNVLVGGAGVSGGGAQVQVNQLSVGRISASATVERAVASNLGADNQVKLELNTTDFATASRVVEAVNDKFGPGIATALDGRVIRVRVPSSSDQRVSFLGILESLDVKPAEAAAKIILNARTGSVVMNRAVTLEPCAIAHGNLSVSIGADTQVSQPPAGSFGSTAVTKTPQVSVKKDAGKVIMLNGGASLAEVVKAMNAIGATPQDLLAILQALKAAGSLRAELEII, encoded by the coding sequence ATGAACCTGAAAACCATCGCACTCTGCGCAGCGCTGCTCGGTCCCCTGATGGCGACGACCGCCCACGCCGAGCGTCTGAAGGACCTCGCCAGCATCGGCGGCGTCCGTCAGAACCAGTTGTCGGGCTACGGCCTCGTCGTCGGCCTCGACGGCACGGGCGACCAGACGACGCAGACGCCGTTCACCGTGCAGTCGATCATGGCGATGCTGCAGCAGAAGGGCATCAGCCTGCCGGCCGGCACCCAGCTGCAGCTGAAGAACGTGGCGGCCGTGATGGTCACCACGTCGCTGCCGGCGTTCGCCCAGCCGGGCCAGACGATCGACGTGACCGTCTCGTCGATGGGTAACGCGAAAAGCCTGCGCGGCGGCACGCTTCTGATGACGCCGCTGCAGGGCGCGGACGGCCAGGTGTATGCGATGGCCCAGGGTAATGTGCTCGTCGGCGGCGCCGGTGTGTCGGGCGGCGGTGCGCAGGTGCAGGTGAATCAATTGTCGGTCGGCCGCATCTCGGCCAGTGCCACGGTCGAGCGCGCCGTCGCGTCGAACCTCGGCGCCGACAACCAGGTCAAGCTGGAACTGAACACGACGGATTTCGCCACCGCGAGCCGCGTCGTGGAAGCCGTCAACGACAAGTTCGGCCCGGGCATCGCCACGGCGCTGGACGGCCGCGTGATCCGCGTGCGCGTGCCGTCGTCGAGCGACCAGCGCGTCAGCTTCCTCGGCATCCTGGAAAGCCTGGACGTCAAGCCGGCCGAAGCTGCCGCGAAGATCATCCTCAACGCGCGCACGGGTTCCGTCGTCATGAACCGCGCCGTCACGCTCGAGCCTTGCGCGATCGCGCACGGCAACCTGTCCGTGAGCATCGGCGCCGACACGCAGGTCAGCCAGCCGCCCGCGGGTTCGTTTGGCAGCACCGCCGTCACGAAGACCCCGCAGGTGTCCGTCAAGAAGGATGCCGGCAAGGTCATCATGCTGAACGGCGGCGCGTCGCTGGCCGAAGTCGTCAAGGCGATGAACGCGATCGGCGCCACGCCGCAAGACCTGCTCGCGATCCTGCAGGCGCTCAAGGCGGCCGGTTCGCTGCGCGCCGAGCTCGAGATCATCTAA
- the flgJ gene encoding flagellar assembly peptidoglycan hydrolase FlgJ: MLGSTPDLSGKFALDTNSLGDLKQSAKAGSPEALKGAATQFESMFVNMMMKSMRDATPQDGMLDSQESKTFTTMLDQQMSQKMAKRGIGLADVLVRQLTVQQKGQQLMQDMNKQALGIGGDTETGGAGGAAALRMQSDPDSMPTDGAASAGAAGVTGSARGTDNANKPAHVRAFQEKLADAAEEAEHVTGVPAKFMMGQAALETGWGRRVIRNADGSSSNNLFGIKAGPGWKGKVATAVTTEYINGKPHSRVEKFRAYDSYADAFKDYAKMLSNNPRYEKVLAHGGDAATFAHGLQRAGYATDPQYAAKLSRIIKHSLA, translated from the coding sequence ATGCTCGGTTCCACTCCTGACCTGTCCGGTAAATTCGCGCTCGACACCAACAGCCTCGGCGACCTCAAGCAGTCGGCGAAGGCCGGCTCGCCGGAAGCGCTGAAGGGTGCGGCGACGCAGTTCGAATCCATGTTCGTCAACATGATGATGAAGAGCATGCGCGACGCGACACCGCAGGACGGCATGCTGGACAGCCAGGAGTCCAAGACGTTCACGACCATGCTGGACCAGCAGATGAGCCAAAAGATGGCCAAGCGCGGCATCGGCCTGGCCGACGTGCTCGTGCGCCAGCTGACCGTGCAGCAGAAGGGCCAGCAACTGATGCAGGACATGAACAAGCAGGCGCTGGGCATCGGCGGCGACACCGAGACAGGCGGCGCCGGCGGTGCTGCCGCCCTGCGCATGCAGAGCGATCCGGACTCGATGCCGACCGACGGCGCAGCAAGCGCGGGCGCGGCCGGCGTCACCGGCAGCGCGCGCGGCACGGACAATGCGAACAAGCCGGCGCACGTGCGCGCGTTCCAGGAAAAGCTGGCCGACGCCGCCGAGGAAGCGGAACACGTGACGGGTGTGCCGGCCAAGTTCATGATGGGCCAGGCCGCGCTCGAAACCGGCTGGGGCCGCCGCGTGATCCGCAATGCGGACGGCAGTTCGAGCAACAACCTGTTCGGCATCAAGGCCGGCCCGGGCTGGAAGGGCAAGGTCGCGACGGCCGTCACGACGGAATACATCAACGGCAAGCCGCACAGCCGGGTCGAGAAGTTCCGCGCCTACGATTCCTACGCCGACGCGTTCAAGGATTACGCCAAGATGCTGAGCAATAACCCGCGCTACGAAAAAGTGCTGGCGCACGGCGGCGACGCGGCCACGTTCGCGCACGGCCTGCAGCGTGCCGGCTATGCGACCGATCCGCAGTACGCGGCCAAGTTGTCGCGCATCATCAAACACTCGCTCGCATGA
- a CDS encoding flagellar basal body L-ring protein FlgH, which yields MKTFSFTVCALALAGCAATPTSIVKGPTSVRPMLADAGAPTEGAIYNANTFRPMFEDRRARHIGDILTVAIVEKTAANKSGASTGNKSGSVNVGVPGPLQGRLGATVATSAGTKFADGDTQTASNAFTGTIGVTVSEVLANGNLIVVGEKQIAMNKGVEFIRFSGMVNPDSIQPGNVVQSTLVADARVEYRTNSQIDRAEMTSMMSRFFQSLLPF from the coding sequence ATGAAAACGTTCAGCTTCACCGTGTGCGCGCTGGCGCTGGCCGGCTGCGCAGCCACCCCGACGTCGATCGTCAAGGGCCCGACCTCGGTGCGGCCGATGCTGGCCGACGCTGGCGCGCCGACGGAAGGTGCGATCTACAACGCGAACACGTTCCGTCCGATGTTCGAGGACCGGCGCGCGCGCCACATCGGCGACATCCTCACGGTCGCCATCGTCGAGAAGACGGCGGCCAACAAGAGCGGCGCCAGCACCGGCAACAAGTCGGGCAGCGTCAACGTGGGCGTGCCGGGTCCGCTGCAGGGCCGCCTGGGCGCCACGGTCGCCACGAGCGCCGGCACCAAGTTCGCCGACGGCGACACGCAGACCGCGTCGAACGCCTTCACGGGCACGATCGGCGTGACGGTGTCCGAAGTCCTGGCGAACGGCAACCTGATCGTCGTGGGCGAAAAACAGATTGCCATGAACAAGGGCGTCGAGTTCATCCGCTTCTCGGGCATGGTGAATCCGGACTCGATCCAGCCGGGCAATGTCGTGCAGTCGACGCTGGTCGCCGACGCCCGCGTCGAATACCGCACCAACAGCCAGATCGACCGCGCCGAGATGACGTCGATGATGTCGCGCTTTTTCCAGTCGTTACTCCCGTTTTGA
- the flgF gene encoding flagellar basal-body rod protein FlgF gives MDRLIYTAATGAKHILEQQATTSNNLANLSTTGFRAQLDTFRAVPVVSEGLPTRAFVVDNTVGADFTAGPLQVTGRDLDVALKGQGWIAVQMQDGTEAYTRNGALQISPNGILQTANGQTVMGEGGPIAIPPNTTVSVGKDGSVSSLTTDTVPATSTVVGRLKLVNPDQKQLVRGDDGLFRMQDGSQAQADPAVTVTSGALEGSNVSAVDSMVNMISLARSLETQMSLLKNAENNAAKATQILALT, from the coding sequence ATGGACCGCCTGATCTACACGGCCGCCACCGGCGCCAAGCACATCCTGGAGCAGCAGGCCACCACGTCGAACAACCTGGCCAACCTGAGCACGACGGGTTTCCGCGCGCAGCTGGACACGTTCCGCGCCGTGCCCGTCGTCAGCGAAGGCTTGCCGACGCGGGCGTTCGTCGTCGATAACACGGTCGGCGCCGACTTCACGGCCGGTCCGCTGCAGGTGACGGGGCGCGATCTCGACGTGGCCCTCAAGGGCCAGGGCTGGATCGCCGTGCAGATGCAGGACGGCACCGAAGCCTATACGCGCAACGGTGCGCTGCAGATCAGCCCGAACGGCATCCTGCAGACCGCCAACGGCCAGACCGTGATGGGCGAGGGCGGTCCGATCGCGATTCCGCCGAACACGACGGTCTCCGTCGGCAAGGACGGTTCGGTGTCGTCGCTGACGACGGACACCGTGCCGGCGACTTCCACCGTCGTCGGCCGCCTCAAGCTCGTCAATCCGGACCAGAAGCAACTGGTGCGCGGCGACGACGGCTTGTTCCGGATGCAGGACGGGAGCCAGGCACAGGCCGACCCGGCCGTGACGGTCACGAGCGGCGCGCTGGAAGGCAGCAACGTCTCGGCCGTCGACTCGATGGTGAACATGATCTCTTTGGCACGTTCTCTCGAGACGCAAATGAGCTTGTTGAAGAACGCGGAGAATAACGCGGCGAAAGCGACGCAGATCCTCGCTTTGACTTGA